The genomic stretch CGAAGCGTTCGCCCTTCATCGAGGACCACATCCCCGCGGTGGTCGAGCGGCTGAGCGCCTGCGGCAAGCAAGTGCTGATGGGCTCGCTGACGCTGATGTCGCTGGTGCGCGAGCGCAAGGCGATGGCTGAACTCGCCGCCGCCGAGGAATTCACCATGGAGGTGAACGACCTGTCCTGCCTCGGCATGCTGGGCGGCCGGCCGCACGCGATCGGCCCCTTCGTCAACATCTACAACGAGGCCGCGGCGGCATTCTTCGCCTCGCGCGGCGCGCGGCGGATCTGCCTGCCGCCGGAATTGCCGCTGTCGGCGATCCGCACCATCGCCCGATCGCAGCCCGACGTCACGTTCGAGGTGTTCGGCTTCGGCCGCGCGCCGCTGGCGATCTCGGCGCGCTGCTATCACGCCAGGCTCAACAAGCTGTCGAAGGACAATTGCAAATTCGTCTGCGAGCAGGACCCCGACGGGCTGGCGGTGACGACGCTCGACAATGAGCCGTTCCTGACGATGAACGGCGTACAGACGCTGGCCTATGCCTGCACCAGCCTGCTCGGCGACATCGACAAGCTCGCCGACGCCGGCGTCGGCGCGTTGCGGCTGTCGCCGCAGCAATGCGACATGGTGGCGGTGACCCGGCTGTTCCGCGACGTCATCGACGGCAAGCTCGACGCCGCAGCGGGCGCCGAGCAATTGACCGGGCTCTATCCGGTCCCGGTCGCCAACGGCTTCCTCTATGCCAAGCCGGGCTCGAGTTTCGTCGCCGCCGCCGGCGAGGTCCATCAGCTGATTCCGGCATCCTAGCCACGCCGTCGCAGGCGGGAGGGTTTCGCGATGGCTTCCCACAGCGCCGATAGCGAAGCGTTCGAGCTGATGGAGCGGATGCGCGCGGTGATCACCCAGTCCAACATGGACGGGCATTGCCGCGACATGCTGTGCTCGGCGTTCGACCGCTTCCTCAATCTGGAGGCGCGGCGGCTGTCGAAGCGCTTCCTGCATCGCGCCCGCGACCAGAAGCAGCGCATCGTCGCGACGCTGGCGCTGATGGCGGAGCTCGATGGTCTCGGCGAAGACGAAGCCGATCGCAGCGTGTTTGCCGAGATGGCGCAGCTGTTCGACGAAATCAGCCTCACCGCGGTCGCGGGCTCCGCAGCGCTGCGCGAGATGGACCGCGTCAAATCCGAATTCGCCGCCGAGGAGCCCGAAAAGCTCGAAACCCTGATGGCGCAATGGTCGCCGCAATGCGCCAAGGACGAGTAGCGGGGGACTAAAGTCGCCTGTCCGCGAGCGCGTCCGTCATTGCGAGCCGAGGCCGGCGCGCAGCGCCGTCCGACAGCGAAGCGATCCAGGGGCGTCACGCACTGGATTGCTTCGTCGCTTCGCTCCTCGCAATGACGACCTTGTCGGCGACATATGAGCTGCGTCTGCTTGCAAAACGCCGGACGCCTCATCCTTCGAGACGCCCGCCTGCGGCGGGCTCCTCAGGATGAGGCTTGCGCTGCGGCTCCAGCGCCAGCCCAGCCCCAGCCCGACCAAATCCCGCCTCAGCCTAAATCCCGATTGCAGGAATCTTCTCAAGCCACGCAGCGTCGCCTATCGTCCTCATCCTGAGGAGGCGCTTCTTCAGCGCCGTCTCGAAGGATGAGGCTTGCGCTGTGGCTCAAGCGCGAGCCCAGCGCGCCAGCCCGACCCCGGCGCCACCCAGCCTTCGCCTAGCCCAGCGGCTTGATGATCTTCACCAGCTCGCCGTGGACGTATTCATTGCCGCAGACCACGTTGCCGGTCTTCAAGAGGTCGCCGCCATGGATGTCGCCGACAACGCCGCCGGCTTCGCGGATCATCACGATGCCGGCCGCGATGTCCCAGGACGACAGGTTACGCTCCCAATAGCCGTCGAAGCGGCCGGCCGCGACCGCGGCCATGTCGAGCGAGGCGGCGCCGAACCGGCGCAGGCCCGCGACCTTCGGCTGCAGCGCGGCCATCTCCCGCTGCGACAATTGGAAGTCGCCGCGTCCGATATGCGGCAGACCGCAGGCGATCACGCAATCATTGAGCTGGCGGCGGCCGGCGACGCGCAGGCGGCTGTCGTTCATGAACGCGCCCTTGCCCTTCTCGGCCATATAGAGCTCTTCATTCGCCGGATTGTAGATCAGGCCGGCGATCATCTGGCCTTCGCGCTGCAGCCCGATCGAGATCGCGAATTGCGGAATGCCGTGCAGGAAGTTGGTGGTGCCGTCCAGCGGATCGACGATCCAGGTATGGGTCTTGTCGTCGCCTTCGCGGATGCCGCCTTCCTCGCCGATGAAGCCGTAGCCGGGCCGCGCCTTCGACAGGTCGGCATACAGCATCTCCTCGGCGCGCTTGTCGGCGAGCGAGACGAAATTCGCCGGGCCTTTCAGCGAGACCTGGAGATTTTCGACCTCGCCGAAATCGCGTTTGAGGCTGCGGCCGGCGCGGCGCGCGGCTTTCACCATGACGTTCATGAGGGCTGAATGCAGCATGATCTCGGCTCAAGACGACCTGAGCGTCAGGTCAGGGCTGGGAAGGGTGGGATTTCGGCTCAGGGGTGCCCTGCGCAGGGGGCGGCGTCAAGCCGGATCATTTGCCGCCCAGCCATTTACGCGCGGCCTCGTCGACCTTGGCGCGCTCCTCGGGCTTGAGCTGCGCCAGCGCCTCGTCGAGCATCAGGTCGCCCTTGCCGGCGGTTTTGGCGATCAGGTGCCATTTGAGGCCCTCGATCCGGTCGACCGGCACGCCTTCGCCCAGCACCAGCACCCGCGCCAGCCGGTTCTGGGCGATCGGATTGTTCTGCTGGGCCGCCTTGCGCAGCAGCGCGATGGCGGCGATCTGATTCTTGGGTGTCCCGGTTCCGTTGAACAGCGCGATGGCATATTCGAGCTGGGCATCGACATTGCCGGCGACCGAGGCCGCCTGCAGCAGCCGCACCGATTGTTCGATATTTTTCGGAACCCCGGTGCCCTCCTTGTAGAAAGTCGCCAGCGCATATTGGGCTTCGGGATTGCCGGCATCGGCGGCCAGCCGCAGCAATTCGGCGGCGCGCTTGAGATCCTGCGGGAAGGTGTGGCCGTCGATATAGAGCAGCGCCAGATTATAGGCCGCCTTGGGATTGCCGAGCTTGGCCGACGAGGCCAGCAATCTGGCGGCTTCCTCGCGGTCGGCCGGGGCGCCGCGCCCGGCCATGCGCATCATCGCCAGCGCGAACATCGCCTCGCGGTCGCCGAGATCGGCGGCGCGCTTGTACCAGTCGATCGCCTTCGGGTAGTCGCGCTTGATTCCGAGGCCATTGGCATAAAGCTCGCCCAGCATGGTCATCGCCTTGGGATCGCTGAGCTCCTGGGCGCGGACGGTGGCCAGATCGAAGGCGGTCTTGTATTGGCCGCGCTGATAGGCGGCGAACACCAGATCGACATTGGGCCCCTCATTGACGGCGGCCTCGGCGGTCGGCGCCGATGCTTTCTCGGTGCCGGGTTTGTCGGCATCGGGCTTTTTGGCGTCGGGCTTCTTGGCCTCCGCCGCGACCGGCCTCGGCTTCGGTTTGGGCTTGGGTTTCTCCTTGGATTTTTCCGGAGCGATCGGTTTCGGAAACGGATTGACCGCCGGGGGCGTCAGCGAGATCTGCGCCGTCGCGCTGTCGGCCAGCAACAGCGT from Rhodopseudomonas sp. BAL398 encodes the following:
- a CDS encoding U32 family peptidase, producing MSAAAKDFQLTLGPVLYNWKPEQWRDFYFRIAEEAPVDTVVVGEIVCSKRSPFIEDHIPAVVERLSACGKQVLMGSLTLMSLVRERKAMAELAAAEEFTMEVNDLSCLGMLGGRPHAIGPFVNIYNEAAAAFFASRGARRICLPPELPLSAIRTIARSQPDVTFEVFGFGRAPLAISARCYHARLNKLSKDNCKFVCEQDPDGLAVTTLDNEPFLTMNGVQTLAYACTSLLGDIDKLADAGVGALRLSPQQCDMVAVTRLFRDVIDGKLDAAAGAEQLTGLYPVPVANGFLYAKPGSSFVAAAGEVHQLIPAS
- a CDS encoding tetratricopeptide repeat protein, coding for MKTLQLISMVAATLLLADSATAQISLTPPAVNPFPKPIAPEKSKEKPKPKPKPRPVAAEAKKPDAKKPDADKPGTEKASAPTAEAAVNEGPNVDLVFAAYQRGQYKTAFDLATVRAQELSDPKAMTMLGELYANGLGIKRDYPKAIDWYKRAADLGDREAMFALAMMRMAGRGAPADREEAARLLASSAKLGNPKAAYNLALLYIDGHTFPQDLKRAAELLRLAADAGNPEAQYALATFYKEGTGVPKNIEQSVRLLQAASVAGNVDAQLEYAIALFNGTGTPKNQIAAIALLRKAAQQNNPIAQNRLARVLVLGEGVPVDRIEGLKWHLIAKTAGKGDLMLDEALAQLKPEERAKVDEAARKWLGGK
- a CDS encoding inositol monophosphatase family protein — translated: MLHSALMNVMVKAARRAGRSLKRDFGEVENLQVSLKGPANFVSLADKRAEEMLYADLSKARPGYGFIGEEGGIREGDDKTHTWIVDPLDGTTNFLHGIPQFAISIGLQREGQMIAGLIYNPANEELYMAEKGKGAFMNDSRLRVAGRRQLNDCVIACGLPHIGRGDFQLSQREMAALQPKVAGLRRFGAASLDMAAVAAGRFDGYWERNLSSWDIAAGIVMIREAGGVVGDIHGGDLLKTGNVVCGNEYVHGELVKIIKPLG